From the genome of Aspergillus oryzae RIB40 DNA, chromosome 4:
AACCTTCACCTCAACTACATCTTGATACACTATACTTATATCATTGCGATGAGCATAATCACCTCGATTATCATTTACCCAGGAAACGACCTCGCCTACATCgatgctctcttcttcgcagcgGGGGCCGCCACGCAGAGTGGACTGAATACCGTCGACTTCAACCTGCTAAGGACATACCAGCAGGTGATCCTCTACTGGGTCTCCATGCTGACAACTcccattttcatcaataCCGTTCTCGTCTTTGTCCGACTGTACTGGTTTGAGAAGCGGTTTCAGCACGTGGTGCGTGATGCTCGAGCTTTGCGCCAGACCCGATCCAGAATGCGGACCATTAGCGAAGACAAGGATAACCAGACTCATGACCGTGAGGAGGCCGGTGTTGGGGGTCGCGCCATTGTGGTGTTGCGCAATAACCAGGGAGACGCCCCGGGCCGGGAGCAACAAGACGCTATCTACAAAACACCCTCCGACAGTGAGTCGGGGCCCAGTTCGTCAGCGGCCAGAGATGAGAGTGGCAATACCTCTGAGCAAGAAACCGACCCGAACAACAACTTGAAGCGAGGGTTTGGGAGTCTCCGGGTTCCAGCCCAGTTGAGCCCCGAACAGCACATTGCCTTCTTGGAGAACCAAAGGAAGCCCAAGGGTGCGTTGAGAATTCCCAGTCCAAGGGAATATGATCGTGGTGGCGTTCCCGAGGCCctggaagaaggggaaggtgaaggagCAGAAGCCGCTCGCCAGACCAGCAATCTATCCGACGAGCCACCGAGCCCACGCCatgtggaggaggatgaccaGGTAGGACCGATGGAGGGTCCGCATATCACCATCAATGAGCCGGATATGATCCGGACACGGACGAGGAATTCCACCTTCCCCCGGCTAGATACCCGTCCTACCGTGCGCGAGACGAGGGACTTCGGCGATCCGTCGCCTCTTGCTCGCACCACCACCCGGAGACCCACGTTCACCGGTGTGTTTCGGTCCCTGACGCAGGAGAGAGACCGGAACACGCTTCCATATCTGAGCTGGAATGCAACGGTCGGTCGTAATTCCCAGTTCGTTGATTTGACTGAGGAACAACGTGATGAGCTAGGAGGCATCGAATATCGGGCACTCAAAACATTGGCGGTCGTGTTGATCTCGTACTATGTCTTCTTTCACCTGCTGGGGGTCGTCTGCCTAGTGCCATGGATCATGACGACCCGTTGGGGTGCGGTTGTCACCAATATCGGGCAAGGTCGACCTTGGTGGGCGATCTTCACGGCTGCGTCCTCTTTCAACGACGTGGGGTTCTCCATCACCCCTGACTCGATGAGCTCCTTCCAGGAAGCCGTTTTTCCCCTGCTTCTGTTGGCATTCCTCATCATTATCGGCAACACAGGCTTCCCCTGTATGTTGCGATTGATCATTTGGCTGTTGTCCAAGTTTGCGCGAAAAGAATCTCCCTTGTGGGAGGAGTTGAGGTTTCTCTTAGATCACCCTCGTCGCTGTTtcacccttctcttcccccgTAATGCTACCTGGTGGCTGTTCGCGATCCTAGTGGCGTTGAACGGGATTGATCTGATCTTTTTCATTATTCTGGACTTGAAAGATTCGGCGGTCACCTCATTATCTACCGGTATCAAAATCCTAGACGGCCTTTACCAGGCCGCGTGCACACGTACTGCAGGCTTTTCTGTTGTCAGCATATCCGAATTACATCCCGCTGTCCAGGTGTCCTACATgatcatgatgtatattTCCGTTTTTCCGATTGCCATCTCTCTCCGGCGAACCAATGTCTATGAAGAGCAGAGTCTTGGAGTCTACCCtgcagaggaagatgacaacGAGGACAACCAGACCGCGCCGAGTTATATTGGAGCTCACTTGCGGCGGCAGCTAAGTTTCGACTTGTGGTACGTGTTCTTGGGCTTGTTCATCATCACTATTGTAGAAGGAGGGCGCCTGCAGCGCCAGGACGATTACTCGTTTCAAATCTGGTCTGTGCTTTTCGAGGTCGTCTCCGCCTATGGCACTGTCGGTTTATCCATGGGGTACCCAGGAGTCAATGCATCTTTCGCGAGTCAGTTCCAAACACTGTCCAAGTTAGTTATCATCGCCATGCAAGTCCGTGGTCGGCATCGTGGTCTCCCCTACTCACTGGACCGTGCCATCCTGCTTCCATCCGAGGCTTTGAACCACCATGAAATTGCGGATGCAGAGCGTCGAATGCGCCGCCGTGCCTCCAGTCTCAGCCAGATGTCTGTGGATCACCGGCTGTCCCAGGCTCAGGAGAACGGCACGTCTACCGGGCTTGATCCCCGAGATAAAAACACATCCGCGTGGTTCAGTGGGAGCCCTTTTATGCGTCGCCAATCTACCATGCGATCACAAAGATCTCAGCGGTAGTGCTTTGGCTATGAAATTAGATTGATTTCCTAGAAGCTCTCTTGCTTTATCGTGACCCTCACTCCAATGGTCTTAATCTTATCTGATTGGGTGTAACATTTGCTTTCGGTGCTGTAGACCTTCTGTTACTGGGTTACATCTGTCTTTGAGCGTCGTGTCTTTTAGTGTATCATTGCTCGAGCGTCTACAATGCTTTCCTCCCTAGGGTTGTATAGTGTGGCTTTGTGCGGCAATTTAGGTGGCTagttttctcttcttgtatatatCCAATTTAAAAGCCACGCAGCAGGCTGTGTGTCTAATTTCCCACGATCTATTTAGTGTATCATAAGAAGCTGCCCGAGTATCAACTGCTTTTTGAGCCAGCATCCTGGCGATTTACAATGTCCACAATAACATGCCGTTCAAAGAACACCACCAGTACAAAGCGACAACCACAGCGCCTTTGATCAAACCAGGATTCACACATAAGCGCCTTCCAGCTCcataaaataaatagaagTATATATCAGTCGCTGACGCAAGTCTATTTGCTCTTCGAGCAGAGCAAATACACCTCCGGGTTCTGCTTCTCTGGAGAAAGATGTCCTGGAGAAGTCAGGATTATCCAGCAATATCACTCCGCACGATGCTGGTACAAAGGCAGCTTTAATATCTCTTGAATGGTATCATATATTGTGTTGATTTTTCTCGCCCCTTTGCTTACTACTTGGCTGCCAAAACTGAATCCCCATCCATTATTTCACCACTGGACGACTTTCTACACACATTGAGCATACGCTCCCAAGCATCATTTCAAGGTGATAATAGATATTCGTGCCTGTACCACTTCTCCAAAGATCTAAAAAGGCCCCTCGGACAAGCACCTTCCTCTAAAGCCCATCGAATCTTGCCTCAGAGCCATACAGCCAATAGTCCATCTTTACCAGTTCCTCTATTTACCCGATAGACAGACAACCAGTACTTCAATCCACGACCCAAGAGGCGCACCCTGAAACTAGCCCTACTACTATAGCCCCTCTAAGCCCGAATAACCACCCAGTCCTACCTGTTTCAAGACAAAGATGCCATACCATATGCTCACACAACCGAAAGATCCCGCTTTCGAAAGATAAACCCCCCAATCAAATATGTCATCCACCAGCAGCACGACCAAGCTTTCCCGGCCCGGGATCCGTCATCGGAACGATCATGTTATCGGTACTCAGCATTAAGGGCCGAAAGAAGGGACGATCGTGACTTTGCCGTCCGGATGTGCGGGTGTGCAAATCTCCGGGTGAAGCTTTTCGGTAGGATGACAGGTAATATGTGGAGCTGGTTTTGATAGTGGATGGCTTGTCTTGGAATCTACTTTGATGAATGGGGTCTTGACTTCTTAAAGGGTGGGCTTAGTGAAAATTGACATTGTGGAGCGCTGTTTTATCTCTGGTCTGGAATTTAGTGATTTATCATGCTTTCTATTGACTGTGTAGCTAGGGTATATCTCCATGAGGTTAATGTTATTCTGGCTTTCATTATAAATTCAATTATCATTTCCATAAAGTAGACAGCACAAAAAACATACGATACTCTCaatcctccacatcatcaactCACCTCACCCACGACCCCAAATACCAAATCCATATTGGCGAGCGGTATCGGAAGAAACCTCCAATGTCTAAGACACTCAACTGATCCTTCAATTTACAGCCCTAAAAGGGTAAAAAACCCAATCCATCGCCCGCAGGAACAACGCTATCCAGACAAGCATCCTTAGCTATGCTTAGCGTCGATGTCGATCACTGCCAAGTTCTTAGAGTAGTCTACCGGATATCGTATCAGACCGCTTGTCCGCCGCCACTGACATAGCCGTAATCTCCGAGATAATCTAGCTGGTTATCTAGACGGACTAAGACAGTCAATAGACTAGATAGTGTAGTGACACCTAGCAAACCCTACATATGCACGTGGACTAGGTATATTGCGGGTTGAAAGTAGTTCAAACTCAAGCCACGACTTCGGTGAATCTTCGGGGGTATAGCTTTAACATTTCTGGGTAATCAAGTAAACTATAGTTTTACATTGATTGGGCTGAAGTCTCCTTCCTTCAGCAACAGTACCTAGACCACGCTATTTTCTATAGAGGTCCTTAGTCCTACTAAACACGTGGGTGGAGTCCGAAGGATCTAATTCCTAAAGTTTCCCTACacatttcctcctccatccagAACAGTCTCAAACCGAATAGCGAGAAAAGGCACTATTGTTCTTCCTAAATTGCGCCCTGCATTATTCGCCCCGTTAGGATACTTATCCTACGGAGTAGTCTATCAGTAGATAAACTAAATAGATAATGATATTGTATAGGTACTATCCGGCCCCTCCTCCTGACCCAATTAGGAAAGCAACTCACCATATAaattctctctccctctccccaagaatccccatccccaaaagaaaaccacACCCACCCAAGCCAgtccaatccaatccaaaaACCCAATCCAAAATGcgcatcatctccatcggcctcctcctcctcgccagcGCTTTCACAGCGCAGGCCTGCACATACTGCCAATGTGAATTCGAAGACGGCTCGCACTGCTGCGTCTACTCTGTACGTCAATTCTTAAGTGATTCAGAGGCGTAAGAGCAGA
Proteins encoded in this window:
- a CDS encoding potassium ion transporter (Na+/K+ transporter), which gives rise to MFSSFIRGVSSLKSQVPLLKNLHLNYILIHYTYIIAMSIITSIIIYPGNDLAYIDALFFAAGAATQSGLNTVDFNLLRTYQQVILYWVSMLTTPIFINTVLVFVRLYWFEKRFQHVVRDARALRQTRSRMRTISEDKDNQTHDREEAGVGGRAIVVLRNNQGDAPGREQQDAIYKTPSDSESGPSSSAARDESGNTSEQETDPNNNLKRGFGSLRVPAQLSPEQHIAFLENQRKPKGALRIPSPREYDRGGVPEALEEGEGEGAEAARQTSNLSDEPPSPRHVEEDDQVGPMEGPHITINEPDMIRTRTRNSTFPRLDTRPTVRETRDFGDPSPLARTTTRRPTFTGVFRSLTQERDRNTLPYLSWNATVGRNSQFVDLTEEQRDELGGIEYRALKTLAVVLISYYVFFHLLGVVCLVPWIMTTRWGAVVTNIGQGRPWWAIFTAASSFNDVGFSITPDSMSSFQEAVFPLLLLAFLIIIGNTGFPCMLRLIIWLLSKFARKESPLWEELRFLLDHPRRCFTLLFPRNATWWLFAILVALNGIDLIFFIILDLKDSAVTSLSTGIKILDGLYQAACTRTAGFSVVSISELHPAVQVSYMIMMYISVFPIAISLRRTNVYEEQSLGVYPAEEDDNEDNQTAPSYIGAHLRRQLSFDLWYVFLGLFIITIVEGGRLQRQDDYSFQIWSVLFEVVSAYGTVGLSMGYPGVNASFASQFQTLSKLVIIAMQVRGRHRGLPYSLDRAILLPSEALNHHEIADAERRMRRRASSLSQISSLALS